From the genome of Actinomycetota bacterium, one region includes:
- a CDS encoding flavodoxin family protein → MMRGMVVYKSWWGSCKRIAEAIGEGLGEAGHEVQVVAVEDAGKPDPSLDFVVIGAATRWPGAWPKIKRYAKKFTGKGFAGKPFATFSTGATVNDEEPLTQASEVLYGILEARGLVPLAPPFKAAIEGYKPPGKGEDRGTLPEGEVARAREFGRELGGKLSSR, encoded by the coding sequence ATGATGAGAGGCATGGTCGTTTACAAGAGCTGGTGGGGAAGCTGCAAGAGGATCGCCGAGGCGATCGGAGAGGGCCTGGGCGAGGCCGGGCACGAGGTGCAGGTGGTCGCGGTGGAGGATGCGGGCAAGCCGGATCCCTCCCTGGACTTCGTGGTCATCGGTGCCGCCACGAGGTGGCCCGGCGCCTGGCCGAAGATCAAGCGTTACGCGAAAAAATTTACCGGGAAGGGTTTCGCCGGCAAGCCCTTCGCGACCTTCAGCACGGGGGCCACCGTGAACGACGAGGAGCCCCTCACGCAGGCCTCCGAGGTGCTCTACGGGATCCTCGAGGCGCGCGGCCTGGTTCCACTCGCGCCGCCCTTCAAGGCCGCCATCGAGGGATACAAGCCGCCCGGGAAGGGGGAGGACAGGGGCACGCTCCCCGAGGGCGAGGTGGCGCGCGCCCGGGAGTTCGGGCGGGAACTGGGCGGGAAACTTTCAAGCCGCTAG